One part of the Ancylomarina subtilis genome encodes these proteins:
- a CDS encoding ABC-F family ATP-binding cassette domain-containing protein encodes MISYLQIENLSKSYGDQILFTDISFGVGQGQKIALIAKNGTGKTSLLNIIAGKDAQDSGDVTFRKDIKLGYLEQIPEMEESNTVINELFNSTDPVLSVIRDYERMIESGNEEGMTEILEKMDLFKAWDYEVKVKQILSKLKITNFDQPISQLSGGQKKRVGMAKVLITDPDFLMLDEPTNHLDLEMIEWLEDYLKKSKCTLLMVTHDRYFLDRVCNEIVEMDANNIHTYKGNYSYYLEKREERILNQNAEASKAKSLLKTEQEWMRRMPQARATKAKSRIDAFYELKEKASKSYREDKMDIDIKSARLGTKILEFDHLNKSFGDLKILEDFSYKFQRGEKIGIIGKNGTGKSTFLNIITQNLEADSGNIEIGETVVYGYYKQDGITINEDQKIIEVIKEIAESIDLGNGKVMSASQFLEYFLFPVKTQYNLVSKLSGGEKRRLYLMTVLMKNPNFLILDEPTNDLDIMTLNVLEDYLMNFKGCLIIVSHDRYFMDKVVEHLFVFEGQGQIRNFPGNYTIYRETQLEEEKEQKQVEKPVKVKKEKPKQTVKTKLSFNEKREFEQLEKDMESLNEEKAELETAMSSGTLSNEDLMTKSARIQEVIDLLDEKEMRWLELSEIGN; translated from the coding sequence ATGATATCATACTTACAAATAGAAAACCTTAGCAAAAGCTATGGTGATCAGATTTTATTTACCGACATCAGTTTTGGTGTGGGACAGGGGCAAAAGATTGCTTTAATTGCAAAAAATGGAACGGGAAAAACCTCTCTTTTGAATATTATTGCTGGAAAGGATGCTCAGGATAGTGGTGATGTGACCTTCCGGAAGGATATTAAATTGGGCTATTTGGAGCAGATTCCAGAGATGGAGGAAAGCAATACGGTCATCAACGAGTTGTTTAATTCAACAGATCCGGTTTTATCAGTTATTCGCGATTATGAGAGAATGATTGAATCAGGCAATGAGGAGGGTATGACTGAGATTCTTGAGAAGATGGATTTGTTTAAGGCCTGGGATTATGAAGTTAAGGTGAAACAGATTTTGTCTAAGCTTAAGATTACCAATTTTGATCAGCCAATATCTCAATTGTCGGGTGGACAAAAGAAACGTGTGGGAATGGCGAAGGTTTTGATTACTGATCCTGATTTTTTGATGCTGGATGAGCCGACCAACCACTTGGATTTGGAGATGATTGAATGGTTGGAAGACTATCTGAAAAAATCGAAGTGCACCCTTTTGATGGTGACTCACGACAGGTATTTTTTAGACCGGGTTTGTAACGAGATTGTTGAGATGGATGCTAACAACATTCATACCTATAAGGGAAATTATTCCTATTATCTTGAGAAAAGGGAAGAGCGAATCCTGAATCAGAATGCTGAAGCCAGCAAAGCTAAAAGTCTTTTGAAAACGGAACAGGAGTGGATGCGACGCATGCCACAGGCTCGAGCGACTAAGGCAAAATCGAGAATTGATGCTTTTTACGAATTGAAAGAGAAGGCAAGCAAGAGTTATCGTGAGGATAAAATGGATATCGATATCAAGTCAGCTCGTTTGGGAACCAAGATTCTTGAATTTGATCACTTGAATAAGAGCTTTGGTGATTTGAAGATTCTTGAAGATTTTTCATATAAATTTCAGAGAGGTGAGAAAATAGGGATCATTGGTAAGAATGGGACTGGTAAATCGACTTTCCTAAATATTATTACGCAAAATCTCGAAGCAGATTCAGGTAATATTGAGATTGGTGAAACGGTTGTTTACGGTTATTACAAACAAGATGGTATCACTATTAATGAGGATCAGAAGATTATTGAAGTCATCAAAGAAATTGCAGAGAGTATCGACTTGGGGAATGGCAAGGTGATGTCTGCTTCGCAATTTTTGGAATATTTTCTGTTCCCAGTCAAAACGCAATACAATTTAGTATCGAAATTGAGTGGTGGAGAAAAACGTCGATTGTACCTGATGACGGTGTTGATGAAAAATCCGAACTTCCTGATTCTGGATGAGCCAACCAATGATTTGGATATCATGACTCTGAATGTATTGGAGGATTATCTGATGAATTTTAAAGGCTGTTTGATTATTGTCTCTCACGACCGTTATTTTATGGATAAGGTGGTTGAGCATTTGTTTGTATTCGAAGGGCAGGGGCAAATTCGAAATTTCCCGGGTAATTATACCATTTACAGAGAGACTCAACTCGAGGAAGAGAAAGAACAGAAACAGGTTGAGAAGCCTGTGAAAGTAAAAAAGGAAAAGCCTAAGCAAACTGTTAAAACCAAATTGTCGTTTAACGAAAAACGTGAATTTGAGCAGTTGGAAAAGGATATGGAAAGCCTGAATGAAGAAAAGGCAGAGCTTGAAACAGCTATGAGCTCAGGTACTTTATCGAATGAAGATTTGATGACGAAATCGGCCCGTATACAGGAAGTCATCGACCTGCTTGATGAAAAAGAAATGCGTTGGTTGGAGCTTAGCGAAATAGGAAATTAA
- a CDS encoding mechanosensitive ion channel family protein, which translates to MMKHLTTLLIYLLIGYLCPSTSMAQDTIQAKSFVRQNDSLVNNFRLEHKKQDSLFRMNKSVINKGAPVSTPDKKETDQTKIIKTPIDSLKEDTTQFSAKKLFENFEQKVTNKPKDVFEVISVSKIFWTIILLLFGYYFIKLVIKILDIVSERSARFRITIKGIIPVFRIVFWAIIIFAIIKGIYNPPFETVIAFTASVGIAVGLAAQDLLKNVFGGMALLLDKPFKVGDKIDSGKYYGEVIEIGLRATRLVTADDSVVSVPNAELVNSSVSNANSGELNCQVVAEIYLPIDVNTFKVRQIATESAQVSRFVYLNKPITVLFFNEVKERRSYLKMRIKAYVMDIRYEFQFKSDMTEIVIRELLKEGLISKDELF; encoded by the coding sequence ATGATGAAACACCTTACTACCCTCCTCATATATTTGCTGATTGGCTATCTCTGTCCTTCAACATCAATGGCTCAAGATACCATCCAAGCGAAGTCTTTTGTAAGACAGAATGATTCATTGGTAAACAATTTTAGATTAGAACATAAAAAGCAGGACTCTCTGTTCAGGATGAACAAGTCTGTAATAAATAAGGGCGCCCCTGTTTCAACCCCAGATAAAAAAGAGACCGACCAAACTAAAATCATAAAAACACCGATTGATTCTCTTAAAGAGGATACCACACAGTTCAGTGCCAAAAAACTATTCGAAAACTTTGAACAAAAAGTTACAAATAAACCCAAAGATGTATTCGAAGTAATTTCAGTATCAAAGATTTTCTGGACGATTATTCTCTTATTATTTGGTTACTATTTTATTAAACTTGTTATTAAGATTCTCGATATCGTTTCTGAGCGAAGTGCCAGATTTCGGATCACTATAAAAGGAATTATTCCTGTTTTCAGAATCGTCTTTTGGGCCATTATCATCTTTGCTATCATCAAGGGCATATACAACCCGCCCTTCGAAACCGTCATTGCCTTTACGGCCTCTGTGGGTATTGCTGTTGGTCTGGCTGCACAGGATTTACTTAAAAATGTGTTTGGTGGTATGGCCTTGTTACTTGACAAGCCTTTTAAGGTTGGAGATAAAATTGATAGTGGAAAATATTATGGTGAGGTTATCGAGATCGGATTAAGGGCCACTCGATTGGTTACGGCAGACGATTCAGTTGTATCTGTGCCCAATGCCGAGCTGGTTAATTCATCTGTTTCGAATGCAAACTCGGGAGAACTCAATTGTCAGGTGGTAGCTGAAATATACTTACCTATTGATGTTAACACCTTTAAAGTCAGACAAATTGCGACTGAAAGTGCGCAAGTTTCCCGATTCGTTTACCTCAACAAACCCATTACGGTTTTATTTTTCAATGAAGTCAAAGAAAGGCGTTCTTATCTTAAAATGAGGATAAAAGCCTACGTCATGGATATCCGCTACGAGTTCCAATTTAAAAGCGACATGACTGAAATTGTTATTCGTGAATTATTAAAAGAAGGACTTATCTCAAAAGATGAACTCTTTTAG
- the htpG gene encoding molecular chaperone HtpG — translation MSTGKIGVTSQDLFPIIKKFLYSDHDIFLREIVSNAVDATQKLKTLASTGEFKGELGELTVDVKIDKEAKTLTISDRGIGLTKEEVEKYINQIAFSGAEEFMDKYKDQANAIIGHFGLGFYSSFMVSDKVEILSLSHKEGAQAVRWSCEGNPEYTLVEAEKADRGTDIIMHISDEEKGFLEEGRIQELLNKYCKFLPIEITFGKKKEWKDGKQVETEEANVVNDTKPAWTKKPADLTEENYKDFYRQLYPMGEEPLFHIHLNVDYPFNLTGILYFPKIKNSVEIQKNKIQLYCNQVYVTDSVEGIVPEFLTLLHGVIDSPDIPLNVSRSYLQSDGNVKKISNHITKKVADSLFDIFKKDREDFENKWDDLRIFVQYGMLTEEKFYDRAKKFMLLKNTDGKYFTTEEYETIVKENQTDKDGNMICLYATNAEEQYTYIDLAKAKGYDVLLMDSQLDNHLINTLEQKNTTTKYVRVDSDVVEKLIQKDEVKTSSLSEEQKNDLIPVFNSQLPNEKVNYIVTFEALGAEAQPLMITQAEFMRRMKDMAAMNPGMAMYGEMPDSYNLVVNTDHALIEKILESKDAELSEKIAEISAKLTPVIAEREALEALKKDKKEDEVPQEEKDKMTEVQKQITDINAERAALLTGFGKDNQIVKQLIDLALLANNMLKGEELAKFVKRSINLIK, via the coding sequence ATGTCAACAGGAAAAATTGGTGTTACCAGTCAGGATCTGTTCCCGATCATTAAAAAGTTCTTATACTCAGATCACGATATCTTTTTACGTGAAATCGTTTCGAATGCAGTTGATGCAACTCAAAAACTAAAAACTTTAGCTTCAACAGGTGAATTTAAAGGTGAACTTGGAGAGCTTACCGTTGATGTAAAAATTGATAAAGAAGCCAAAACCCTTACCATTTCAGATCGTGGTATTGGTTTGACTAAGGAAGAAGTTGAGAAATACATCAACCAAATTGCCTTTTCAGGTGCTGAAGAGTTCATGGATAAATATAAAGATCAAGCCAATGCCATTATCGGGCACTTTGGTTTAGGTTTTTACTCATCATTCATGGTATCTGATAAGGTTGAAATTCTTTCTCTTTCTCACAAAGAAGGTGCTCAGGCTGTGAGATGGAGCTGTGAAGGAAATCCGGAATACACCCTTGTAGAGGCTGAAAAAGCTGATCGCGGTACGGATATCATCATGCACATTTCGGATGAAGAAAAAGGATTTTTGGAAGAAGGTCGTATTCAGGAACTTTTAAATAAGTACTGTAAATTCTTACCTATCGAAATCACTTTTGGAAAGAAAAAAGAGTGGAAAGATGGCAAGCAAGTTGAAACTGAAGAAGCAAATGTTGTAAACGACACAAAACCAGCCTGGACAAAGAAACCAGCTGATTTGACCGAGGAAAACTACAAAGACTTCTACCGCCAGCTTTACCCAATGGGAGAAGAACCATTGTTCCACATTCATTTGAATGTTGACTACCCATTCAACCTGACGGGTATTCTTTATTTCCCAAAAATTAAAAACTCAGTTGAAATTCAAAAGAACAAGATTCAATTGTACTGTAACCAGGTATATGTGACCGATTCAGTAGAAGGTATTGTTCCTGAATTCCTAACACTTCTTCATGGTGTAATCGACTCTCCGGATATTCCATTGAATGTTTCTCGTTCGTACCTGCAAAGTGATGGTAACGTGAAGAAAATCTCGAACCATATCACTAAGAAAGTTGCTGACAGCTTGTTCGACATCTTCAAGAAAGATCGTGAAGACTTCGAAAACAAATGGGATGACTTGAGAATTTTCGTTCAGTATGGTATGTTGACTGAAGAGAAATTCTACGATCGTGCCAAAAAATTCATGTTGCTTAAGAACACCGATGGTAAGTACTTCACAACTGAAGAATACGAAACAATCGTTAAGGAAAATCAGACGGACAAGGACGGTAATATGATTTGCCTGTATGCAACCAATGCTGAAGAGCAATACACCTATATTGATCTTGCAAAAGCGAAAGGTTACGATGTTCTATTGATGGATAGTCAGTTAGACAATCACCTAATCAATACTCTTGAGCAGAAAAACACAACAACTAAATACGTACGTGTTGACTCTGACGTTGTTGAGAAGTTGATTCAGAAAGATGAAGTGAAAACGTCAAGCCTTAGCGAAGAGCAAAAGAACGATTTGATTCCTGTATTCAACTCACAATTGCCAAACGAAAAAGTTAACTATATTGTGACTTTTGAAGCTCTTGGAGCCGAGGCACAACCATTAATGATTACTCAGGCTGAGTTCATGCGTCGTATGAAAGATATGGCTGCTATGAATCCAGGAATGGCTATGTATGGCGAGATGCCGGATTCATACAACCTGGTTGTGAATACTGATCATGCGCTAATCGAAAAAATTCTTGAAAGCAAAGACGCCGAACTAAGTGAGAAAATTGCGGAGATCTCAGCTAAATTGACTCCGGTAATTGCCGAAAGAGAAGCTCTTGAAGCCCTTAAAAAGGACAAAAAAGAAGATGAAGTTCCTCAGGAGGAAAAAGATAAAATGACTGAGGTACAGAAACAAATTACGGATATCAATGCAGAACGCGCAGCCCTGCTAACAGGTTTTGGTAAGGATAATCAAATCGTTAAACAATTGATCGACCTTGCCCTACTGGCTAACAACATGCTTAAAGGTGAAGAGTTGGCTAAGTTTGTGAAGCGTAGCATTAACCTAATTAAATAG
- a CDS encoding ABC transporter ATP-binding protein: MENNTVISIRNLHKSYKNGASVNKVLKGVNIDIQSGQIIGYIGPNGAGKSTTVKILCGILTDFEGEIKVLGMDLRTQDIDIKKRIGYIPENAALYDTLTPSEYLQFVGELHGMKVGDIQVKIARLLDLFEMKSHANERMNSFSKGMKQKILIISGLIHNPDIIFMDEPLSGLDANAVIIVKRVLQQLAKEGKTIFYSSHIMDVVEKISDRIILIDNGVVLADGSYADLNSESDNESLENLFTKLTGNSGHSETANEIINVFEN, translated from the coding sequence ATGGAAAATAATACAGTCATATCAATACGAAATCTACATAAATCCTACAAGAATGGAGCTTCTGTAAATAAGGTCTTAAAAGGTGTCAATATTGACATTCAATCGGGGCAAATTATCGGTTATATTGGTCCCAATGGAGCTGGTAAATCAACTACCGTGAAGATTCTTTGTGGTATACTCACCGACTTTGAAGGGGAGATTAAAGTTTTGGGAATGGACTTGCGCACTCAGGATATTGACATTAAAAAACGTATTGGTTATATCCCTGAAAATGCGGCTCTTTATGATACTCTAACCCCGAGTGAATATTTGCAATTTGTTGGCGAGCTTCATGGGATGAAAGTTGGGGATATTCAAGTTAAGATTGCACGTCTTCTGGATTTGTTTGAAATGAAGTCACATGCCAACGAACGTATGAACAGTTTCTCCAAAGGGATGAAACAGAAGATTCTCATCATTTCCGGTTTGATTCATAACCCCGACATCATCTTTATGGATGAACCCTTGTCAGGATTGGATGCCAATGCAGTGATTATTGTGAAACGCGTTTTACAGCAATTGGCAAAAGAGGGGAAAACCATTTTCTACAGTTCACATATTATGGATGTGGTTGAGAAAATATCAGATCGAATCATTCTGATTGATAATGGTGTTGTGCTGGCTGACGGAAGTTATGCAGATTTGAATTCGGAGTCTGACAATGAGTCATTAGAAAATTTATTTACCAAACTAACCGGTAATTCAGGACACAGCGAAACAGCAAACGAGATTATTAACGTATTCGAGAATTAA